The Hydrogenobacter thermophilus TK-6 genome window below encodes:
- the murD gene encoding UDP-N-acetylmuramoyl-L-alanine--D-glutamate ligase, translating to MDRVLVWGLGISGKSAIKLLKAKGYEVYAGDDKDGTDFREYLDLVDTVVLSPGIPPRHPLWIEAQKRGLEVIGEMELAYRFFKGRVVAITGTDGKSTVTRMTYLILREHFGNVLEGGNTGTAFSEIVLRDPFSLAVLEVSSFQGKTLKTFRPCCGAFLNFARDHLDWHISLEDYLHSKYNIFKHQQEEDFVVLYSRQEEVVNTPTRAKKYFFSSKDAHGFLREGRAYFMGEELFEVSKLKIYGHHNYRNALASAMIAKLMGVPSETIRKVLYEFSGLPFRLELLGEWEGVKVFNDSKATTVNALESALKSMPDKSVILIAGGRDKGGDFESLYDLILQKVRLALLIGEAKDKIFQAWRGATILEKVESLEEALKVAKAYSQRGDIILFSPACASFDMFKDYIERGQRFNELVYSLFGRTSQV from the coding sequence ATGGACAGGGTGTTGGTGTGGGGGCTTGGTATAAGCGGTAAATCAGCCATAAAGCTTTTAAAGGCAAAAGGTTATGAGGTTTATGCGGGAGATGACAAGGATGGAACGGATTTTAGAGAGTATCTTGACCTTGTGGATACAGTTGTTTTATCACCGGGCATACCTCCGAGGCATCCCCTTTGGATAGAGGCGCAAAAGAGAGGTTTGGAAGTGATAGGTGAGATGGAGTTGGCTTATAGGTTTTTCAAAGGTAGGGTGGTGGCAATTACCGGAACAGATGGCAAATCAACAGTCACCAGGATGACTTACCTGATTTTAAGAGAGCACTTTGGAAATGTGCTGGAGGGAGGAAATACGGGCACAGCTTTTTCCGAGATAGTTCTCAGAGACCCTTTCTCTTTGGCAGTCCTTGAGGTTTCTTCCTTTCAGGGCAAGACCTTAAAAACTTTTAGACCTTGTTGCGGTGCCTTCCTCAACTTTGCCAGAGATCATCTTGACTGGCACATCTCCCTTGAAGATTACCTTCACAGCAAGTACAACATATTCAAGCATCAGCAGGAGGAGGATTTTGTGGTGTTATATTCAAGACAGGAGGAGGTGGTAAACACTCCGACGAGAGCTAAAAAGTACTTTTTTAGCTCAAAGGATGCGCACGGCTTTTTAAGAGAGGGCAGAGCTTACTTTATGGGTGAGGAGCTTTTTGAGGTGAGTAAGCTCAAGATTTATGGACACCACAACTATAGAAACGCCCTTGCGAGTGCTATGATAGCAAAACTTATGGGTGTTCCTTCGGAAACAATAAGGAAAGTGCTTTACGAATTTTCGGGGCTTCCCTTCAGGCTTGAGCTTTTGGGTGAGTGGGAAGGTGTGAAGGTGTTTAACGATTCAAAGGCTACCACGGTTAACGCTCTGGAATCAGCGCTTAAAAGCATGCCAGATAAGAGCGTCATCCTCATAGCTGGGGGTAGAGACAAAGGTGGGGACTTTGAAAGCCTTTACGACCTTATACTGCAAAAAGTGAGGTTAGCTTTGCTAATAGGTGAAGCTAAGGATAAGATCTTTCAGGCTTGGAGGGGAGCTACAATACTTGAAAAAGTGGAAAGTTTGGAAGAAGCTTTAAAAGTAGCTAAAGCATACTCTCAGAGGGGAGACATTATACTCTTTTCCCCAGCGTGCGCTTCCTTTGACATGTTTAAGGATTACATAGAGAGAGGGCAGCGGTTCAATGAGCTAGTTTACTCCCTGTTTGGGAGAACTTCTCAAGTATGA
- a CDS encoding oxidoreductase, with the protein MFDILSKEQISQDFILLKIHAPHIRHAKAGQFVLLQLKEHSERIPVCVFETFDNGFSCLVQVVGRSTLEIKEEGDAFYYIAGPLGKPFPVGNYGKVVIYSKGWGIAPAISVGRALKDLGNYVKMVCLDESLSHLLKREGFDEVVYQENIVAYSGFDLVVSVGSNMLSKILSQIYDSTPHITMPVVHMLCAAGLCLTCRVKSGLACTDGPWFEAKEINWEDLLKRESLYKEQEKLALEEYKKSLLRKQLREEVEYGKDAHHYQT; encoded by the coding sequence ATGTTTGATATCCTTAGCAAAGAGCAGATAAGCCAAGACTTTATACTCCTTAAGATACATGCACCTCACATACGCCATGCAAAAGCAGGTCAGTTTGTTCTGCTCCAGCTAAAAGAGCACTCGGAAAGAATTCCAGTGTGCGTATTTGAAACCTTTGATAACGGTTTTTCCTGCTTAGTGCAGGTGGTGGGAAGAAGCACGCTTGAGATAAAGGAGGAGGGAGATGCCTTTTATTACATTGCTGGACCGCTGGGAAAACCCTTCCCCGTCGGCAACTATGGAAAGGTGGTCATATACTCCAAAGGTTGGGGGATAGCACCTGCTATAAGTGTGGGCAGAGCTCTAAAGGATCTGGGAAATTATGTAAAGATGGTTTGTTTGGATGAAAGCCTTAGCCATCTTTTGAAAAGGGAAGGGTTTGATGAAGTGGTGTATCAGGAAAATATAGTAGCTTACAGTGGCTTTGACTTGGTTGTGTCCGTGGGTAGCAATATGCTCTCAAAAATCCTTTCGCAGATATATGACTCTACGCCTCACATTACTATGCCAGTGGTTCATATGCTCTGCGCCGCAGGACTTTGTCTTACTTGCAGAGTTAAAAGTGGGCTTGCCTGCACAGATGGACCATGGTTTGAAGCTAAAGAAATAAACTGGGAGGACCTTTTAAAGAGGGAGAGCCTATACAAAGAACAGGAAAAGTTAGCTCTTGAAGAGTATAAAAAGTCGCTTTTGAGAAAACAACTCAGAGAGGAGGTTGAGTATGGAAAGGACGCTCATCATTATCAAACCTGA
- the ispG gene encoding flavodoxin-dependent (E)-4-hydroxy-3-methylbut-2-enyl-diphosphate synthase — MSPKRRKTRQISVGWVKIGGDAPIVVQSMTSTKTHQVEETLQQIERLHSAGCELIRVAVPHEEDLEALPDIVKNSPIPVIADIHFAPSYAFRSMEKGVHGIRINPGNIGKEEIVREIVQEAKKKGVAIRIGVNSGSLEKDLLEKYGYPCAEALFESAMRWSEKLEKWGFDNFKVSIKGSDVLENIKSNLLFAERTNIPLHIGITEAGMGQSGIVKSSVGIGILLYLGIGDTVRVSLTDDPEVEVKVAYDILRSLGIRRQGVEIVACPTCGRIEVDLPKVVMQVKEKLKDIKEPLKIAIMGCVVNAIGEAREADLGLACGRGFAWLFKRGKPIRKVSEGEMAQALLEEVLKYKSEL; from the coding sequence ATGAGCCCAAAAAGGCGCAAGACACGGCAGATAAGCGTAGGCTGGGTAAAGATAGGAGGAGATGCACCCATAGTGGTCCAATCCATGACTTCCACCAAAACCCACCAGGTGGAAGAAACATTGCAACAGATAGAGAGGCTCCACAGTGCAGGTTGCGAACTCATAAGGGTTGCAGTGCCACACGAGGAGGACCTTGAGGCTCTTCCAGATATAGTCAAAAACTCCCCTATTCCCGTTATAGCCGACATACACTTTGCACCATCTTATGCCTTTAGGTCAATGGAAAAAGGAGTGCATGGCATTCGTATAAACCCGGGTAACATAGGAAAGGAGGAGATAGTCAGAGAAATAGTCCAAGAGGCTAAGAAAAAGGGTGTAGCCATAAGGATAGGTGTAAACTCAGGCTCTTTGGAGAAGGACCTTTTAGAAAAGTATGGTTATCCCTGTGCGGAGGCGCTCTTTGAAAGTGCCATGCGTTGGTCAGAGAAGTTGGAAAAGTGGGGTTTTGACAATTTTAAGGTATCCATAAAAGGCTCTGATGTGCTGGAAAACATAAAGTCTAACCTGCTTTTTGCAGAAAGGACAAACATACCTCTTCACATAGGTATTACAGAAGCGGGTATGGGACAGAGTGGTATAGTAAAGTCCTCGGTGGGCATAGGTATTCTCCTTTACTTGGGCATAGGCGATACAGTAAGGGTATCGCTCACCGATGACCCCGAGGTGGAGGTAAAGGTAGCTTACGATATTTTAAGGTCCTTGGGGATAAGAAGGCAGGGCGTAGAGATAGTTGCCTGTCCTACATGCGGACGCATTGAGGTGGACCTTCCAAAGGTGGTAATGCAGGTAAAAGAAAAATTAAAAGATATAAAGGAACCCCTAAAGATAGCCATAATGGGTTGCGTGGTAAATGCAATAGGCGAGGCAAGGGAGGCTGACCTTGGCTTGGCATGTGGGAGAGGTTTTGCGTGGCTCTTCAAAAGAGGAAAGCCTATTCGTAAAGTCAGTGAGGGGGAGATGGCCCAGGCTCTGCTGGAAGAGGTTCTAAAATACAAAAGTGAGTTATAA
- a CDS encoding type 1 glutamine amidotransferase domain-containing protein: MKSVCVFLEELVEDVEFIYPYLRFKEEGFEVISAAPEKKDYRGKKGMTFTPDATLSEVSGRLFDCLFIPGGYAPDRLRRYPQVLSMVKKHLEEDRLVAAVCHGPWVLISAKVVKDRKVTGFYAIKDDLENAGAIYTGKSVEEDGNLITATDPSSMLQMIKLILEKFSQTGSKLAH, encoded by the coding sequence ATGAAAAGCGTATGCGTGTTTTTAGAGGAGCTGGTGGAAGATGTGGAGTTTATATACCCCTACCTTCGTTTCAAAGAGGAGGGGTTTGAAGTTATCTCTGCAGCACCTGAAAAGAAGGACTACAGAGGGAAAAAGGGTATGACTTTTACACCAGATGCTACCCTGTCAGAAGTGTCCGGAAGGCTCTTTGATTGCCTTTTCATACCGGGTGGCTACGCACCCGACAGGCTAAGGAGGTATCCCCAAGTTCTCAGCATGGTAAAAAAACACCTAGAAGAAGATAGATTAGTAGCTGCAGTCTGTCACGGTCCTTGGGTTCTCATCTCCGCTAAGGTGGTAAAAGACAGGAAGGTGACAGGCTTTTATGCCATAAAAGATGACCTTGAGAATGCGGGGGCTATTTACACGGGAAAGTCTGTGGAGGAAGACGGCAACCTTATTACCGCCACAGACCCCTCGTCCATGCTACAGATGATAAAACTCATACTTGAGAAGTTCTCCCAAACAGGGAGTAAACTAGCTCATTGA
- the nadA gene encoding quinolinate synthase NadA, with the protein MFALEVKKEEVLGKEELKALQEEVRKLAKEKNAVILAHYYQRPEVQDVADFIGDSLELSRKASQTDADIIVFCGVRFMCETAKIVNPTKKVLHPNPESGCPMADMITAKDVLRLKEEHPDGEVVAYVNTNAEVKAVSDVCVTSANAIRIVQKLQSKKIIFIPDQALGSWVKRHVPDKEFVIWQGFCPPHFEFTAREVQKLKEMYPDAKVAVHPECHPKVIDMADFVGSTSQIINYATTCDTNRVIVITEVGLKYTLMRKNPNKEYIFPEAMNYCGSVYCCTMKAITLPKVYETLKYELNQVILPEEIIEKAKRPILRMLELS; encoded by the coding sequence ATGTTTGCCTTAGAGGTTAAAAAGGAGGAGGTTTTAGGCAAAGAGGAGTTAAAGGCTCTGCAGGAGGAAGTGAGGAAACTTGCAAAGGAGAAGAACGCGGTAATACTGGCTCACTACTATCAGAGACCTGAGGTTCAAGATGTGGCGGACTTTATAGGTGATTCCTTAGAGCTTTCAAGGAAAGCATCTCAGACAGATGCGGACATAATAGTTTTCTGCGGTGTGCGCTTTATGTGTGAAACTGCAAAGATAGTAAATCCTACAAAGAAGGTCCTTCATCCGAATCCAGAGTCCGGCTGTCCCATGGCTGACATGATAACTGCCAAGGATGTTCTCAGGCTAAAAGAAGAGCATCCAGACGGTGAGGTGGTAGCGTATGTAAATACCAATGCGGAAGTAAAGGCTGTTTCCGATGTGTGCGTAACCTCTGCCAATGCCATAAGGATAGTTCAGAAACTCCAGAGTAAAAAAATAATCTTCATACCCGACCAGGCTCTGGGAAGCTGGGTAAAGAGACATGTGCCAGATAAAGAGTTTGTGATATGGCAGGGTTTTTGTCCTCCACACTTTGAGTTTACCGCAAGAGAAGTTCAAAAGCTCAAAGAGATGTATCCGGATGCCAAGGTGGCAGTGCATCCCGAGTGCCATCCAAAGGTTATAGATATGGCAGATTTCGTAGGTTCAACTTCCCAGATTATCAATTACGCCACCACATGCGACACTAACAGGGTTATAGTGATAACGGAGGTGGGGCTAAAATACACTTTGATGAGGAAAAATCCCAACAAGGAGTATATATTTCCAGAAGCCATGAATTACTGCGGTAGCGTTTATTGTTGCACTATGAAAGCTATAACACTTCCAAAGGTTTACGAAACACTAAAGTATGAGCTAAACCAGGTAATACTGCCCGAGGAGATAATAGAAAAAGCAAAGAGACCTATCCTGAGAATGCTTGAGCTGTCATGA
- the cutA gene encoding divalent-cation tolerance protein CutA, protein MHRYFVVFITTSVDRAEDMAQHIIKEKLGACVNIVREVNSIYWWKGNIERGKESLLVVKTAKEKLRDLVDGVKSIHPYTVPEIIAIPIEAGNEDYLKWIDESLGISQESS, encoded by the coding sequence ATGCACAGGTACTTTGTAGTTTTTATCACCACGTCGGTGGATAGGGCAGAGGATATGGCACAGCACATCATAAAAGAAAAGTTAGGTGCGTGCGTAAACATAGTAAGAGAGGTAAACTCCATTTACTGGTGGAAGGGAAATATAGAGAGGGGCAAAGAATCGCTCCTTGTGGTAAAAACCGCCAAAGAGAAACTCAGAGATCTTGTTGACGGTGTGAAGTCAATACACCCCTACACAGTTCCAGAGATAATAGCTATACCTATAGAAGCTGGCAACGAGGATTACCTTAAGTGGATAGACGAATCTCTTGGGATATCTCAAGAAAGTTCTTGA
- the ybeY gene encoding rRNA maturation RNase YbeY, protein MRNLKGQRRNRIQIRLHKRSIKKAQIEQISERIAELLGLERAEISIYITDDETIRHLNRDYRGKDEPTDVLSFPICEKVGNWLILGDIVISFDTAKKQASQMGHSLEEEIKRLLAHGFVHLLGYDHELGGEEERKFFELESYVLKNL, encoded by the coding sequence ATGAGGAATTTGAAAGGGCAAAGGAGGAACAGGATACAGATAAGACTTCACAAGAGGAGTATAAAGAAAGCTCAGATTGAACAGATTTCTGAGCGTATTGCTGAACTTCTTGGGCTTGAAAGGGCTGAGATAAGCATATACATAACTGATGACGAAACTATCAGACACCTAAACCGCGACTATAGAGGAAAGGATGAACCAACGGATGTGCTTTCCTTCCCTATATGTGAAAAAGTAGGCAACTGGTTAATACTGGGAGACATAGTTATATCCTTTGACACTGCGAAAAAGCAAGCATCACAGATGGGGCACTCCCTTGAGGAGGAAATAAAGAGGCTTTTGGCTCATGGCTTTGTGCATCTTCTTGGATACGACCACGAGCTTGGTGGAGAGGAGGAGAGGAAGTTTTTTGAGCTGGAAAGTTATGTGCTGAAAAACCTTTAA
- a CDS encoding PhoH family protein: MSSTEKLEERVDLGSFDESFYAIVGRGDENLKYFSQVFGVKVFARGTEIMIRGEEEKVKQAYDFIKGIIKELKSHPMTAQDVRERAKEYVSKREAKELEDKENIIFLTHRRKAILPKTHTQKIYVDAIKNNDIVFGIGPAGTGKTYLAMAMALAHLKENKVNKIILTRPAVEAGEKLGFLPGGIAEKVDPYLRPLYDALYDMVDYDKASYMLERNIIEIAPLAFMRGRTLNDAFIILDEAQNSTKEQMKMFLTRIGFGSKVVITGDITQIDLPKREHSGLVEAIKVLQNIEGISFVWFTQEDVVRHPIVARIIKAYEEFERAKEEQDTDKTSQEEYKESSD, translated from the coding sequence ATGTCAAGCACCGAAAAGTTAGAAGAGAGAGTGGATTTAGGAAGCTTTGACGAGAGCTTTTATGCCATAGTTGGTCGCGGTGATGAAAATCTCAAGTACTTTTCCCAGGTCTTTGGTGTAAAGGTGTTTGCAAGAGGTACGGAAATTATGATAAGGGGAGAGGAAGAAAAAGTTAAGCAGGCTTACGATTTTATAAAGGGCATAATCAAGGAGCTAAAGTCTCATCCTATGACAGCGCAGGATGTGAGAGAAAGGGCAAAGGAATATGTAAGCAAAAGGGAGGCAAAAGAGTTGGAAGACAAGGAGAACATAATCTTTTTAACCCACAGGAGAAAAGCTATACTTCCCAAAACGCATACCCAGAAGATATATGTGGATGCCATAAAAAACAATGACATAGTGTTTGGTATAGGGCCTGCAGGCACTGGGAAGACTTACCTGGCAATGGCTATGGCACTTGCTCACCTTAAGGAGAACAAAGTCAATAAAATAATACTTACAAGACCTGCTGTTGAAGCAGGGGAGAAACTTGGCTTTCTACCGGGAGGCATAGCGGAAAAGGTGGACCCATACCTGAGACCTCTTTACGATGCTCTCTACGACATGGTGGACTACGATAAGGCAAGCTATATGCTGGAGAGAAACATAATAGAGATAGCACCACTGGCTTTTATGAGAGGCAGAACATTGAACGATGCCTTCATAATCCTTGACGAGGCTCAAAACTCAACAAAAGAGCAGATGAAGATGTTTTTGACGCGCATAGGCTTTGGTTCAAAGGTGGTTATAACAGGGGACATAACGCAGATAGACCTTCCCAAAAGGGAACACTCGGGGCTTGTTGAAGCAATAAAGGTACTTCAAAACATAGAGGGTATAAGCTTTGTCTGGTTTACCCAAGAGGATGTGGTGAGACACCCCATTGTGGCGAGGATAATAAAAGCTTATGAGGAATTTGAAAGGGCAAAGGAGGAACAGGATACAGATAAGACTTCACAAGAGGAGTATAAAGAAAGCTCAGATTGA
- a CDS encoding bactofilin family protein, producing MFGKKEEARVSNQEIRTLIGIGCLFDGNLTIPEGLTRIDGEIRGNISGKGGLILGERGSVRGDIDLERVVVYGRVQGNIKAQSLEIKAGGRVDGNVQVKELIIEKGAVYNGECKMEGGEAPTELQSSRVDMSPTGSPSS from the coding sequence ATGTTCGGTAAAAAGGAGGAAGCGAGGGTCAGCAACCAGGAGATAAGGACACTCATAGGCATAGGTTGTTTGTTTGATGGTAATCTTACCATTCCTGAAGGGCTAACCAGGATAGACGGAGAGATAAGGGGGAACATCAGCGGTAAAGGAGGGCTTATATTGGGAGAGCGCGGAAGTGTAAGAGGGGACATAGACCTTGAAAGGGTGGTGGTGTACGGCAGAGTCCAGGGAAACATAAAGGCACAAAGTCTTGAGATAAAAGCTGGGGGTAGGGTTGATGGGAATGTGCAGGTGAAAGAGCTTATCATAGAAAAGGGTGCTGTTTATAACGGTGAGTGTAAGATGGAGGGGGGAGAAGCCCCCACAGAGCTTCAGTCCTCAAGGGTGGATATGTCTCCAACCGGAAGCCCAAGCTCCTGA
- a CDS encoding anthranilate synthase component II has translation MELLVIDNYDSFTYNLVQYFQMLGCHVAVRRNDEITLMDIEKAKPDAIVISPGPCSPKEAGISVDVIKRFYRDIPILGVCLGHQAIAYAFGAKIVRAKNLMHGKTSLIYHTQEGIFRGIKNPFVAVRYHSLVVERESLPPVLKITAESDDGEIMGLEHRDYPLFGVQFHPESVLSESGMDILKNFLEISQEIRLST, from the coding sequence ATGGAACTTCTCGTTATAGACAATTATGATTCTTTTACCTATAACTTAGTGCAGTATTTTCAGATGCTGGGTTGCCATGTAGCTGTAAGAAGAAACGATGAGATAACTCTCATGGACATAGAGAAGGCAAAGCCAGATGCTATAGTGATATCGCCAGGACCGTGCAGCCCAAAAGAGGCAGGTATATCCGTAGATGTGATAAAGCGTTTTTACAGAGACATTCCAATACTTGGTGTGTGCTTAGGACATCAGGCTATAGCTTATGCCTTTGGTGCTAAAATAGTCAGGGCAAAGAATCTCATGCATGGCAAGACTTCTCTTATATATCACACACAAGAAGGGATATTCAGAGGAATAAAAAATCCCTTTGTTGCTGTTAGGTATCACTCCTTAGTGGTAGAGAGGGAGAGCCTTCCACCTGTGCTGAAGATAACGGCAGAGTCCGATGATGGTGAGATCATGGGGCTTGAGCACAGAGATTACCCCCTTTTTGGCGTTCAGTTCCATCCCGAGTCAGTACTTTCAGAATCAGGAATGGATATACTCAAGAACTTTCTTGAGATATCCCAAGAGATTCGTCTATCCACTTAA
- the acs gene encoding acetate--CoA ligase codes for MVEDRSETLLKVEEKYMPPPSIVESAWVRDYETLYQESIKDREAFWAKVAEDLHWFKKWDKVLEWNYPYAKWFVGGKTNITYNCLDRHVKNGKRNKVAYIALDEDSREKKITYGELLELVNRIANGLKSLGVKKGDRVSIYMPNTVEAVACMLACARIGAIHSLVFAGFSEGALRLRIEDAKAKVVITASYTKRRGKKIDLLATAQRAIDGLDFVEKVIVWDRDGDVLNGEDKFFVSLDELISTSSPKCEPEVMDAEDPLYILYTSGTTGKPKGVLHTTGGYMVGTYYTTKVVFDLKEDDIYWCTADIGWVTGHSYIVYGPLAVGATSLIVEGAPDYPDPGRWWSYVEKYRVNIFYTAPTAVRMFMKYGEQWPAKYDLSSLRILGSVGEPINPEAWHWYFKNIGREKCVIVDTWWQTETGMHMITTIPSYPAKPGKAGKPFFGIEALVVDRHGNVLPPNTIGNLVIKTPWPSMLRTCWGEPERYEKYWNTIPGYYLTGDLASYDEEGYIMILGRADDVLNVAGHRIGTMEVESAIVDYPAVAEAAVIGKPHEVKGESIKAFVILKKGYEPSEKLVEEIKYHVKQVLGPIAVPDEIEFVEKLPKTRSGKIMRRVLKAQELGLPVGDISTLED; via the coding sequence ATGGTGGAAGATAGGTCTGAGACACTTTTAAAAGTTGAGGAAAAGTACATGCCTCCTCCGTCTATAGTAGAGTCCGCATGGGTGAGGGATTATGAAACCCTATACCAGGAATCCATTAAGGACAGAGAAGCTTTCTGGGCAAAGGTTGCGGAGGACCTGCACTGGTTTAAAAAGTGGGATAAGGTTTTGGAATGGAACTATCCATATGCCAAGTGGTTCGTAGGAGGAAAAACTAACATAACTTATAACTGCCTTGACAGGCATGTAAAAAATGGCAAGAGGAATAAGGTAGCCTACATAGCCCTTGATGAGGACAGCAGGGAAAAGAAAATTACTTATGGAGAGCTTTTGGAACTTGTAAATCGTATAGCCAACGGACTTAAGTCTCTTGGAGTTAAAAAGGGTGATAGGGTTTCCATATACATGCCTAATACGGTAGAAGCAGTTGCATGTATGTTGGCATGTGCAAGGATAGGAGCTATACACAGTCTGGTTTTTGCAGGCTTTAGTGAAGGTGCTTTGAGGCTCAGGATAGAGGATGCAAAAGCAAAGGTGGTTATAACAGCAAGTTATACTAAGAGAAGGGGTAAAAAGATAGACCTGCTTGCAACTGCACAGAGGGCAATAGATGGTCTTGACTTTGTAGAAAAAGTTATAGTTTGGGACAGGGATGGCGATGTGCTAAATGGGGAGGACAAGTTCTTTGTGAGTCTTGATGAGCTTATAAGCACCAGCTCACCCAAGTGCGAGCCAGAAGTTATGGACGCTGAGGACCCTCTTTACATACTTTACACATCTGGAACTACAGGCAAGCCAAAGGGTGTGCTACACACCACAGGTGGCTACATGGTGGGAACATACTACACCACAAAGGTGGTTTTTGACCTCAAAGAGGATGATATATACTGGTGTACCGCAGATATAGGCTGGGTGACAGGACACAGCTACATAGTGTATGGTCCACTTGCTGTGGGTGCCACATCTCTAATAGTGGAAGGAGCACCCGATTACCCTGACCCGGGAAGGTGGTGGAGCTATGTAGAAAAGTACAGAGTTAACATCTTTTACACCGCGCCTACGGCGGTAAGAATGTTTATGAAGTACGGTGAGCAGTGGCCTGCCAAGTATGACCTCTCTTCGCTGAGGATATTGGGCTCGGTTGGTGAACCCATAAACCCGGAAGCGTGGCACTGGTACTTTAAGAACATAGGAAGAGAAAAGTGCGTCATAGTGGACACCTGGTGGCAGACAGAAACAGGCATGCACATGATAACCACCATACCTTCTTACCCTGCAAAACCGGGTAAGGCAGGCAAACCCTTCTTTGGCATAGAGGCTCTTGTAGTGGACAGACACGGGAATGTCCTCCCCCCCAACACCATAGGCAACCTCGTTATAAAAACACCCTGGCCTTCTATGCTCAGAACCTGCTGGGGAGAGCCAGAGAGGTACGAAAAGTACTGGAACACCATACCCGGATACTATCTGACAGGAGACCTAGCTTCTTATGACGAGGAGGGATACATAATGATTCTGGGAAGGGCTGACGATGTGCTAAATGTTGCAGGACACAGGATAGGAACTATGGAAGTGGAAAGCGCCATAGTGGACTATCCTGCTGTGGCTGAAGCTGCAGTTATCGGAAAACCCCACGAGGTTAAGGGAGAATCTATAAAGGCTTTTGTGATACTCAAGAAGGGTTATGAGCCATCTGAAAAGCTCGTTGAGGAAATAAAGTACCATGTGAAGCAGGTGCTGGGACCTATAGCGGTGCCTGACGAGATAGAGTTTGTTGAAAAGCTTCCCAAGACCAGAAGCGGAAAGATAATGAGAAGAGTTCTAAAGGCTCAGGAGCTTGGGCTTCCGGTTGGAGACATATCCACCCTTGAGGACTGA
- the htpX gene encoding zinc metalloprotease HtpX: MGYMLRTVILLGALTGLFLFVGHLIGGKTGMTIALILAGIMNFIAYWFSDKIVLSMYGAREIPYEEAPWLHQIVEELASRAGIPKPPIYLVPMEQPNAFATGRGPGHAAVAVTSGILHLLDRDELRGVLAHELGHIKNRDVLVATMAATIAGAISYLVNMFQWMLIFGGGRDEENRGGWAGLVGSLMLIILTPIIAMIIQMAISRSREYLADETGAKISGDPLALARALEKIHNYVYQIPAEVNQGTAHLFIENPLSGEGIWELFSTHPSTEKRIERLKELARKMGVYA, from the coding sequence ATGGGATATATGCTCAGGACGGTTATACTGCTCGGAGCTCTTACTGGCTTATTCCTTTTTGTAGGCCACCTTATAGGTGGCAAAACTGGAATGACTATAGCCCTTATTCTGGCTGGCATCATGAACTTTATAGCCTACTGGTTTTCTGACAAAATCGTCCTTTCCATGTATGGTGCAAGGGAAATACCTTACGAGGAAGCACCGTGGCTACACCAGATAGTTGAGGAGCTGGCAAGCAGAGCCGGCATTCCTAAACCTCCCATATACCTTGTTCCTATGGAACAACCCAATGCCTTTGCTACAGGAAGGGGTCCCGGGCATGCGGCAGTAGCGGTAACATCAGGTATACTACATCTGCTTGATAGAGATGAGCTAAGAGGAGTTCTGGCTCATGAGCTTGGACACATAAAGAACAGGGATGTCCTTGTGGCTACAATGGCAGCAACCATAGCCGGCGCAATATCTTACTTGGTGAATATGTTCCAGTGGATGCTCATCTTTGGAGGAGGTAGGGACGAAGAAAACAGGGGAGGATGGGCGGGTCTGGTGGGCAGTCTTATGCTTATCATTCTCACACCCATAATAGCCATGATTATACAGATGGCTATATCCAGGTCAAGGGAGTACTTAGCGGACGAGACGGGTGCCAAAATAAGCGGTGATCCTCTTGCTCTCGCAAGAGCTCTTGAGAAGATCCACAACTATGTTTACCAGATACCAGCGGAGGTGAATCAAGGTACAGCTCACCTTTTCATAGAGAATCCTCTCTCGGGAGAAGGTATATGGGAGCTATTTTCTACGCACCCATCAACGGAAAAAAGGATTGAGAGACTCAAAGAGCTGGCAAGGAAGATGGGAGTTTACGCATGA